The Parcubacteria group bacterium nucleotide sequence GCGCGCAATTCGGTGGACGGAGGACAGATTGTCTACTTCCTCGACATCGGAAAAATTGCGAGCCTAAAATTTCCCTCACATTGGTTTGAGAATACTCCGCAAGGGAAATTTAGTTTGTCTATGGCTTTTGTCCAAAGCAAATACTATGTAGATTCTCTTTCCGAAAATACGAAACGCGGACTTCGCCAAAAAGTGAGAATGGGTATATTTCCAAGCCAAGCGCCAGTGGGATATCTCAATGACAGCAGAACAAAGACAATCGTAGTTGAGAAAAAGAAATCTAAAATTGTGCGCTTGGCTTTTGAACGATATGTCAAAGGTAATCAAAGGTTAGAAGATATTGCGGAATTTTTGGCGAAATCCGGCGTTACAACTAGAACCGGGAAGAGAATCTCCAAAACCAAAGCGTCTTTTATCCTCTCTAATCCGTTTTACATTGGATTATTCAAATATGGTGGTGAAATCCACGAAGGAAAACACGAGCCAATCATTTCTAAGAAACTTTTTGATGAAGCACAGGAAATGTTGAAACTTCGTGGACAACCTGAGCGTAAACCACAGAACGAACCGCAACCATATTGCGGACTTATTTCCTGTGCTTCGTGTGGAATGATGATAACTGGCGAACATAAATTTAAACGGCAGAAAAATGGTAATGTTCACGAATATACATATTATCGTTGTTCTAAAAAATCTAAAACTATCAAATGTTCAGAATCTGCCGTTAGAGAAAAAGAACTTGACCGCCAGTTATCAACTCTTATTCAAAAAGTTTCTTTGCCCAAAAACTGGGCGGAAGAATTGTTAAAAATGGCAGAAAAAGATTTTAACAATTCCGCCCCGTCTTTGACTGCTGGTGTGAAAGAGAGCGAAACAAAAATATCGGTCATTTCACAAAAGCTAGAGCGACTTCTTACAGGATATTTAGA carries:
- a CDS encoding recombinase family protein, whose protein sequence is MEKQKFFLYARKSTDVEDKQVLSIDAQLTELRSFAREQNLEVVEEFIEKQSAKIPGRPIFGQMLKRIERGEVSGIVSWHPDRLARNSVDGGQIVYFLDIGKIASLKFPSHWFENTPQGKFSLSMAFVQSKYYVDSLSENTKRGLRQKVRMGIFPSQAPVGYLNDSRTKTIVVEKKKSKIVRLAFERYVKGNQRLEDIAEFLAKSGVTTRTGKRISKTKASFILSNPFYIGLFKYGGEIHEGKHEPIISKKLFDEAQEMLKLRGQPERKPQNEPQPYCGLISCASCGMMITGEHKFKRQKNGNVHEYTYYRCSKKSKTIKCSESAVREKELDRQLSTLIQKVSLPKNWAEELLKMAEKDFNNSAPSLTAGVKESETKISVISQKLERLLTGYLDQVIDQPDYYLQKSKLLLQKKSLQEEMTSLSHKQNDWLEPMKEWIKDAQTLDGIARDTDLFKKKVKAKEIFGSNLSLGEKLVRVSAPKILNSFGKFGGNPWDALRASHILASKKPMSSLLV